GCCCAGGTCTTCAACCAGGACTGGGCCGGCGCCAAGGAGAGCCTCAAGAAGGTCATCGATTCCAACTTCTACGCGCTGGTACCCGGCGAGCAGATCGCTGACCTCTTCCACGTGGCCGGCGACGGCTGCTCGGAGAAGGTGCTCGAGATGAACTACGTCTACAACGACAGCTTCGGCAAGTACGGCGCCGGCAAGTTCCACTACCAGCGCAACCAGGCCCTGTTCCTCCGTATGTTCAAGGCCTACCCGGATGTCCTCATCAAGGAAGAGGGCTGGGGCAACAACTGCGCTCCTACCAAGCCGTTCGTCGACGCGATGATGGCCCACGAGCCGAACTCCCTGCGCCGCAAGGCCTGGTTCGCCTCCTATGAGGAGATGCTGACCGACTACAGCTACACCAACTTCAAGGGCAAGAACGTCGACGCCAAGAGCGACGGCACCCCGATGACCCGCGAGGAGAAGCTGATGGACCCGAACCGCGGTCTCGACTTCAACAAGTATGACGAGCTCTACGCCAACTACGGCTACTTCTTCATGAAGTTCATGCCCCGCGCCTGCGACCTCATCCCCAACAACTCCACCGTGACCGAGGAGAACCGCATCGTCATGCGCTACGCGGAAGTCCTCCTCCTCTACGCCGAGGCCTGCGCCCAGAGCGGCAGCGACCTGGAAGACGGCCTGAAGTACCTCAACAAGGTGGCCGAGCGCGCCGGCGCCCCGACCTACGACGCCTGCACGATGGCCAACGTCAAGCAGGAGAAGTGGTTCGAGCTGGCCTGGGAAGGCACCCGCTTCCTCGACCTCGTCCGCTGGGGCGACGCCGCCGACAAGCTCGCCTTCCGCAGCAACGACGAGACGCCCTACCTCTTCGACGAGTTCTACGTGCACGGCACGAAGGGCAAGGAGATGAGCGGCAAGCCGCACAAGGCCAGGATCATCTTCAAGGACGACGGCTGGGCAGCGTCCGGCGGCGGCTTCCGCGCCGACAAGCACGGGCTCTACCCCTTCCCGTTCGACGTAATCGAACTGAATCCCTGGGACGAGGAGAAGGGCGTAGGCCTGAAGCAGAACCCCGGCTGGGAGTAATTCCCCGCGACAGAAACATTCTGTAATATTCCATATACTTCAATTCCTTTCGAGAAAGAGCCTCTTCTGCGGGGCTCTTTCTTTTTTTCATCAATTCCGTTCAAAAATGATTCACTTATTCGTTAAAGGGACGCATTAATCTGATTTTGAAACTCTTTTATTGATTTTTGAATGCCGCAAGCGCGCGATTCTCCTATTTTTGCCCATAGCAGATGCGACGCTGAAACTATTACCACCAATCCTATAATTAATCCTTAATTAAAACGCACATGCTAAAACATCTGATGAAGGTGGCAAGTATCGCCATGATACTTCTCACTTCGCTCGGAAGCTTCTCTGCTTCCGCCCAGAACCGAACCATCAGCGGCAAAGTCGTGGATACCGGAGGAGAACCGGTCATCGGCGCGGCCGTCACCGTGGTCGGCAACTCCCGAATCGGCGCAGCAACGGACCTCAACGGCGCATTCACGCTGTCCGTCCCGGCCGGATCCAACATTTCCGTCGAAAGCATCGGTTTCAAGACGCAGGTCTTCGCAATCGGCAACCAGACCCGCTTCGACATCGTCCTCGAAGAAGACGCTGAGATGCTCGAAGAGACCGTGGTCGTCGGTTACGGCGTGGTCAAGAAGAGCGACCTGACCGGTTCCGTGTCGTCCGTCCGCTCCGAATCCCTCCGTAACCAGTCCACCACCGACGCCGCAGCCGCCCTCCAGGGCCGCGCCTCCGGTGTCCGTGTCATCACCAACGGCGCCCCGGGCGAAGGAACCTCGATCCGCGTCCGCGGTATTTCTTCCCCGAGCTCCGGCCAGGGTCCGCTCTATGTAGTGGACGGCCTCGTGGTAAGCAGCATCCAGTATCTGGACCCGACCCTGATCGAGTCCATCGAGGTCCTGAAGGACGCCGCCTCCGCCGCCATCTACGGTTCCCAGGCGGGTAACGGCGTCATCCTCGTGACCACGAAGAGCGGCGCCGAGGGTAAGGCTTCCGTCACCTACACGGGACGGGCCGTCCTCCAGAGCTTCGGCAAGCACCCCATGATGAACCGTGCCGACCTGCTCAGATACCTCAACTATGAGTATGCGGACAACCCCGGTTACATCCAGAAAGAGCTCAATGATAAAGACAAAGTAGATCATGACTACCCCGGCGGCGTCATCGACCAGGATTGGATCGACGCCTATACGGAGCCGACATGGAGCCAGCAGCACGGCCTCAGCTTCTCCGGCGGCAACAAGAACGGTCACTTCTTCGCCGGCCTCAACTACGCCTACAACAACGGTGTCGTCCGTGGCGACAAGGATGTGCACGAGCGCATCTCCGCCCAGATCAACGCTGACTACCAGTTCTTCAAGTGGTTGAAATTCAGATCCAACACTTCCCTCGAAAGATGGTCTACCCGAAGCGTTTCCCAGCGCAAGTATTCCTCCTCCTTCGAGAGCATGCTCCTCATGGACCCGCTGACGCCGGTCTACAGGAAGACCCTCGACGATCTGCCCGATGACGACCGGCTTGTCTATGACAAGGTGCAGGCGGGCGATCCCAACTACCCGCCCTACCGCTTCCTCGGCGACGAGCACGGATTCTTCGCCAACACCGTATACTCCGATGTGGAAGGCAGCCCGCTCGCCAAACGCGACGGCACCGATTCTTACAACGGCGGCTTCAACGTCCGGGGCAACATGGCTGTCGACCTGACTCCCATCAAAGGCCTGACCTTCACCTCCCAGTTCGGCTACCACCTCGGCACCGGCGTCGAGCACAGCTACACCGCCCCGTACTATATCCGCCGCGGTTCGGCAGAGAAATACTCCATCTCCGCCAACTCCAGCCTGTCGTTCAACTACCAGTGGGAGAACTTCGCCAACTATCTCTTTAAGCTCGGCAAGCACAACTTCACCGCCATGGCCGGTTTCGGCTTCTACCGCCGCACTTCCGACAACGTGCGCAGCAGCTCAGAGGGTCTGGATATCCTCAAAGGCTATGAGCCTCCCTATCAGTTCATGGACTCTCTGAAGGACGACGCAGTCGTGGTCGCCAAGAACGCTCCGAGCTCCAGCACGAACATCGCCTACTATGGCCGACTGATCTGGAACTACGACGACCGCTACAACGTGCAGGTCAACTTCCGTGCGGATGCCTATGACACCGCCACGCTCCCGGCATACGCCCGCTGGGGTTACTTCCCTTCCTTCTCCGCAGGCTGGACCATCAGCAACGAGCGCTTCTTCAAGGAGAACATCTCCCGCGACGCCATTTCCTACTTGAAATTCCGCGGCAGCTGGGGACACAACGGTAACATCAAGAACATCCAGGACTCGTACAAATACGCGACCGTCATTTCCCATGGCAACGGTTGGTATCAGTACGGTGTGGACGAGATCGGCTCCACCTTCGGTTCCTCTCCGAAGCTCGACGGCGGCCTTCCGAACCCGAAACTCCGCTGGGAAGTCTCCGAGCAGCTTGACCTCGGTATCGTCGCCCGCTTCCTCAACAACCGCCTGACCTTCGAAGGCGCCTACTACAACAAACTGACGAAGGACATGCTCTTCAGGACCAACATCCCGCCCGAGCTGGGTGCCGGCACCACCACCATCAACGGCGGTCTCGTGCGCAACCGCGGTATGGAATTCGATTTCGGTTGGAAAGACCACATCGGCGACTTCAACTACAGCATCAACGCCAACCTTACCTACAACTGGAACAAGGTCCTCAAGTGGACCGGGCGCGAGGAGGACAACCCCGCCAGCGGTACCAACTTCCGCGTCCGTACGGCTAAAGAAGAGGGCTACCCGCTCCACTATATCCTGGGCTTCGTCTATGGCGGCATCGCCGAAGAGATCATCTATGCCAAAGACCGGGAGGGCAAGTTCCTCGTGGACGACAAGGGCGAGAAGATTATCCTGTTCTACCCGGATGACCCCATCTTCCAGGATACGAACTACGACGGCAAGATCACTGACAACGATATGACCTTCATCGGTCAGGGTTACGCTCCGTTGACCTACGGTATCACGATCAACTGCAGCTGGAAGGGCCTCGACTTCACCATGGTCGGTTCCGGCGCCGGCGGAAACCTCGTCATGCCGGTCCTCCACCGCACCGGTATCAAGAACTCCATGAAGGTCTACCTGGACAACGCCCGCACGCCGGAGAACCCCAACGGCTACATGCCGCACCCGGTCAAGACGGAAGCTGCCGACCACCCGTTCTGGTCCTCCTCGGGCAACCTCTTCAAGGGCGATTTCTTCCGCATCAAGCAGCTGCAGCTCGGTTACACCCTGCCTTCCAACCTGACGAAGAAGGCGGCGATCAGCAGCCTCCGCTTCTACGTGTCGCTCGACGACTTCTTCACCATCACCAGCTATCCGGGTCTCGACCCCGAAACGGCCTCTGTCAACAACAGCTCCGGCGCCGGTATCGACTGGGGTTCCTACCCGACGATGCAGAAGATGATCCTGGGTATCAACCTTACCTTCTAACCCAATGTACCACACAATGAAAAAGATTCTTATCCCCATACTTTTCTGCGCCGCGCTATTTGCAGTTTCCTGCTCGCAGGCGCTTGAGAATCCCCAGAAGGGTGTCTCCAGCCAGGACGACTTCTACAAGTCCGACGCTGACGCCAAGGCTGCGCGGGCGGACATGTATGTCAACTTCGTTGGCAGCGTGGCAGGCACGGCCGGTATCTACAATCCGGAACTGATGATCCTCAACTATTCGGCCGACGACATCCTCGCCGCCGGCGGCAACAGCGAAGACCACGGCGACTTCCGTATCTTCTGCGAATTCCGCTACGACGCCGCGGCGGGTGCGCTCAAGAATTTCTACAACAACTACGTCACGGCCATCTTCCACGCCAACCTGATCATCTCCAACTTCACCACCCAGAACCGCAATGGAACCGTGCCCAAGTGGACCAGCAAGTTCACGGAGCAGTGCGTGGCCGAAGCCCGCGTGATGCGCGCCTACTGCCACCTGATGATGGCCCTCTCCTGGAACTGCCCGAACATCGTCGACCGCCTGCTGGAGGCCGATGAGCTTCCCCGCCAGGCGACCAGCCAGTCCGAGGTGCTCGAATGGGTCATCGAAGAGTGCGAGAAGGCTATTGAGTGCGACCGGCTGCCCATCCGCGAGGACATCTCCGACAAGAACAGCACCGCCATCATGACCCGCGGTTTCGCCCAGTTCGTGGCCGGCAAGGCCGCCGTGTTCAACAACGACATGGCCACCGCCCGCAAGTATCTCGGCGCCCTGATCAGCGAAGGCAAGTACAAGCTGGTCAAGCCCGAAGATTTCTGGACCAACTTCCACCGCGCCGGCGACGGCAACGAGGAGACCATCTTCGAGCCGAACTTCATCGAGGACCCTGCCTTCACGAGCAGCGGTTTCACCGCCATGATCCGCGGCCGTTGGATGGTTGCCAACACCCTCTGCTGGCGTACGAGCAACCTCGCCTCCATGCCGACCGTCTGCGAGAAGATCTCCACTTCCGGCGGTGGCTGGAACGGTGGCGCCGTCCAGGAAGACTTCGCCAAGAAGTTCGTCGAGCATGACGGCAATTCCCCGCGCCGCCGCGCCTGCTTCCTCACCGAGGAGGAATTCCTCTATGAGATGGACTGGAGCGGTTCCACCGTCAACAACGGCACGCCTGCCGAGAAGGAAGCCGATCCCAAACGCGGCATCAGCAGCTCCAACGGCATCTACAGCCACGGACCGTACTTCGAGTGGAAGCACATGGTCTACCACTTCGTGCCGAAGATCCTCGCCGGTGACAAGGAGTATCCCGCCGACAACATCAACGACCTGGGTTCCAACTCCAACCAGACCAACTTCGGTGTTGCCCGCTATGCTGAGGCCCTCCTGCTCTACGCCGAGGCCTGCATCGGTTCCGCCGACGAGCAGAAAGGCCTGGACGCCCTCCACGAGGTCCAGGTGCGCTCCGGCTCCGGCAAGATCAGCGACAAGCTCACCTTCGACGACGTGATGGAGGAGAAGCAGTATGAGATGTGGTTCGAGAACTGCCGCTTCCACGACCTCGTCCGCTGGAGCAAGACGCATCCCGACAAGGTCAACCTGGACCAGATCTTCAACAAGTCCGGCATCCATGAGCGCATCCCGACCGTCTACGACGCCTTCTTCACCAAGGGAGAGGCCAAGCACCGCTTCTACACCGAGTACACCAAGGCGCACTACAACAACTTCCAGGTCGGTCTGCACGAATACTTCCCGTTCCCGCGCGACATCATGGGCGCGAATCCGAACCTCAAGAATGTTTTGGGCTGGGCTGAGTAAGACCTGCATCCGAAACGATACAAGCCGATTGTTCGCTTAAATACGAATGATTTTGATTAGTGGGTGGGAGGCGCCGTGAGGGCGCCTCCCTTTTTTGTGTCTGTCCGGGAAAATAACGGGAAATCCTAGCGGGCTTCGAGCGCCTGCATGTAGTAATACCAGTAGGTATTCCTGTACTTGCCGGGGGCGCGGCCGAAACGGTTCATCCGGTCCACGGTGGCGGCGTCCACCCCGTAGCGGGCAAGTTCCGCCTCCGACAGCCGGTCATGCTGGCTGAGCCAGATCAGGACGGCTTCGTGGTAGATGCGCGCCGGGATCATGTCCGGCGCGTAGTCCTGCATGAATTCTTCGAGGTCATAGCGCAGCAGGTCGAAGCAGAGCAGGTAGTTGCGCGCGACCCGGTTGGAGGGGTTGACCTCCAGCAGCGACAGCAGGACGGAGCGGGGCACGTCCGAATGGTGGACGAAGTCCGTCCGGACCAGGTTCGCCCGGGCGGCGTCCAGCTCCGCGCGCGTGGCGGCGTCCTGGCGACCGGGCATCATGCTGCGGGCCCATTTGCCATAGAAGAGCGTCTTGCTGAGCAGGTCGAGGTATTTCTGCGCGGCGGCTTCCTCGCCCGAGATCAGGTTCACGCGCGCCAGGCGCACGAGATAGCGCGCGCCGGTGTGCTTTGGCGAGGCCTGCAGCGACGTGATGGCGCTCTGTTCGGCCACCGTCATGTCCCCGACGTGGAACCACGCCTCGCCGGCCAGGCCGTTGGTGAACACGGTCTGGTCGCCGGAGACCTGGAAGAGCAGGGTCCAGTGGTGGTCCTGCGAATGGTTGAAGAGGGCTTCGCCCAGGTCGCCCTTCATCGCGTGCGCGAGGTTGTAGCAGTAGCTCGCCTCCCGCATGTGGAGGTCCTTCCGCGACAGTTTCAGGACCTTGTCCCAATGCTCCCGCGCCGTCTCGTCGTCGAGGCCGATCACGCGGTCGTATTCGATCCGCGGCACGCTCCAGGGCTTGCCGTAGTGGTGGTGGAAGGGCGCGCCGAGCGTCCAGACGCCCGCGGCGAGGAGCGCCGCGGCGGCGACGGGCCGCAGCCAGGCGCGCCGCAGCTGCAGCGCCAGCAGGATGAGGGACAGGTAGGCCAGCATCACGACCGTGTAGCGGGTGATGTAGAGGTTGCCGGTCTCGCGGAAGAAAGACCAGACATAGAAGGCCGCGGCGATGCCGAGCGAGGGCCAGCGGCCCAGGAATTTGCGGGAGATCTTATAAACGACGGCGCCGATCCCCGTCAGCAACAGCGCCACGAAGAGCGGACCCGCGACGGGCAGGTGGAAGAACTGCTCCAGGAAGTCGCTGGCCAGGCGCGCCAGCCAGCCGTCTCCCCGGTAGGTCTGGAAGATATAATCCCAGTCGTAGACGAACAGCGTCATCTGCTCCCGGCGGACCAGATGGTAGGGGTATGCGAATTGGAAAAAGCAGAATGCGGCCAGGAAAGCCAGGGCGGCCGCCCAACGGCCGGGGAAGGATTCTGTGCGCTTTTTGTTCTGACGTGCCATATCGTTATGCGTAATACAAATATGCGAAAAAATATCGTATATTCGCGATACTATGATGAAAGCGATGACCCTTCCCGCATCGGCCGACGGCCTGTCGCTCGCGATGCTTGTCAGCGTCCCGGAACAAGCGCCCCGGGGCATCGTCCAGCTCGTGCACGGGATGTGCGAGCACAAGGAGCGCTATATTCCCTTCATGGAATGGCTGACGGCCCACGGCTACGTCTGCGTCATCCACGACCAGCGCGGCCACGGCGCGTCCGTCAGGAGCGCCGACGACCTCGGCTACCTCTACGACGGCGGCTGGCAGGCGCTGGTGGAGGACGTCCGCGTGGTGTCCGACTGGATCCGGGAGCAGTGGCCCGGGCTGGACTATACGCTCTTCGGCCACAGTATGGGCTCGATGGTCGTCCGCTCGTTCGCCAAGCGCTACGACGACCGGCTGGACCGCCTCTTCGTGTGCGGCTGCCCGGCCGACAATCCCGCCAAGGGCGCCGGCAGGGCGCTGGCATGGCTGTTCGGCCTGCTGCGCGGCTGGCACTATCGCCCCAAGTTGCTGCAGATGATGTCTTTCGGCACGTTCAACAAGCCTTTCGCGCACGAGGGCTGGCCCGCCGCATGGGTCTGCTCGGACCCCGCCACGCTGGAGGCCTACCACAACGACCCGCTCTGCGCCTACCGCTTCACGGCCAACGGTTTCTACGGCCTGCTGGGCCTGATGCAGGACTGCTATTCCGCCAAGGGCTGGAAGGTATCCCGCCCGCAGCTGCCGGTGCACTTCATCTCGGGCGCCGAAGATCCCTGCCGGACCTCCGACGCCGCCCTCGGCAAGGCCGTGACGCTGATGCGCCGGATCGGCTACGCCAATGCCGACCTGACGCTCTATCCGCACATGCGGCACGAAATCCTCAACGAGACCGACCGCCAGCAGGTCTGGCACGACATCCTGGCCCAAATCGAACAGCGATGACCGATCCGGACGAGCGTTACATGCGGGAGGCCCTGCGCGAGGCGCAGGCCGCCGGAGCCGAGGATGAAGTGCCCATCGGCGCCGTGGTCGTGTGCCGCGGGCGCGTGATCGCGCGCGGGCATAACATGACCGAGCGCCTGCACGACCCCACGGCCCATGCCGAGATGATCGCGCTGACCGCCGCCACGGAAGCGCTGGGCGGCAAATACCTGGACGACTGCACGTTGTATGTGACCGTGGAGCCCTGCCCGATGTGCGCGGCGGCGCTCTGCTGGGCGCAGCTCGGCCGCCTCGTCTGGGGCGCCGGCGACGAGCGCCGCGGCTACACCCGCTTCACCCCTTCCCTGCTGCATCCGCGCACGGAAGTCGCCTCCGGCCTGCTCGCCGACGAATGCGGCGGCCTGGTGAAAGATTATTTCAAAAGCAAACGATAATTTGCTATCTTTGCACCCGGAATTGAGGTATGGTGTAATGGTAGCACTACAGATTTTGGTTCTGTCTGCCCAGGTTCGAATCCTGGTACCTCAACCACAAAAAAAGCTGGCCCCGAAAGGCCAGCTTTTTTCGTTCTAGTTGATTGCGATGCATTCCATCTCGATGAGCCAGGTGGGGCGGCAGACCGGGCCGCGGACGATGACGTAGGGCGTCGTGCCGAGCAGCTCCGCGATGCGGTCCTTCACCAGCGGATAATCCTCCGGGCGACGCAGGTAGACGATCGCCATCTTGAGGTCGGAGAAGGTCGCGCCGGACTCCTCCAGCAGCTTGCCCACGTTCTCGATCATCCGTTCCGTCTGCTTGACGACGTCGCCGACGTGCAGCACCTCCCCGCGGTTGTCGATGGAGGCCGTGCCGGAAATGATCGCATGCGCGGCGCCGCTGTATTCCACGCGGACGCCCCGCTCGAAGGTGACGCCGTAGATGCTCGTCGGGCTCAGGTGCGTGGGCGCATAGAGATAGCGCTGCGCGCCCTCCGGGAGGCCTTCGACCGCATACGCGTCCAGTTGCACCAGGGCGGCCGGGTCGACCGGCGAGCCGTTGATGCCCGTGCTGGCGATGTAGTGCGTCTGCGGGGTGAGCCCCTGGGTCTCGAAGATCTCGCGGCGGGACTTCACCAGGCCGGCGTAGTTGTCGTCGATGTCGCGGACGAAGAACCACGTGCGGATGCACTGCTCCGGCAGGTTCAGGCCCCTGGAGGCCAGGAAACCGATATAATCGTGCAGGATGCGCTCCGTCTGGGCATAGGAATCCGGACCTGCGGCGATGCCGTCGCCGGTCCAGTAGTGCCGCAGGCCGTCCGCCTCGACGACGGTCAGGCCCGCCGTACGCTGCACTTTCGCGCCGCGCACCAGATAGAGCCACACGGCCGCCCCGCTCCCGTCGAGCGGCGCCTGGCCGATATGCGAGACCGCGCCGGTCTCCGGCCGGATCGCTTCCGGCCGGAGGGCGCAGTCATTCAGGAAGTAGCGTTTGAAAACAGGTTCCCAGCCGCTGTTCGCGGCCAGGAATGCTGCTTCGGCGTCATACAGTTCCGCCAGTGTGGATGCTGAGAGGATCCTGTGCAGTTCCTCCATTACAGCGTCCGTTTGATTTCAACAATCTGGAAGCCCTCGATCATGTCGCCTTCCTTGATGTCGTTGTAGCCCGCGATGGACATACCGCACTCCTTGCCGGAGACGACCTCCTTGACGGTGTCCTTGCCGATCTGCAGGGAACCGAGCTCGCCGGTATAGATCACGATGCCGTCACGGATGAGGCGGACCTTGGACTTCTGGACCATCTTGCCGTCGCGCATGATACAGCCGGCGATGGTGCCGACCTTGCTGATGCGGAAGGTCTGCTTGACCTCGGCGGTGGCGATGACCTCCTCCTTCTTCTCCGGCTCGAGCATACCCTCGATACCGTCCTTGACTTCATTGATACAGTCGTAGATGACGGAGTAGAGGCGGATTTCGATGCCTTCGCGGTCGGCGGCCTTGCGGGCTTCCGGCGTAGGACGCACCTGGAAGCCGACGATCACGGCGTCGGAGGCCTCGGCCAGCAGGACGTCGGACTCGGAGATGCCGCCCACGGCCTTGTGGATGACGTTCACCTTCACCTCCTCGGTGGAGAGCTTGATGAGGGAGTCGGACAGGGCCTCCACGGAACCGTCCACATCGCCCTTGACGATGATGTTGAGCTCCTTGAAGTTACCGATGGCGATGCGCCGGCCGATCTCCTCGAGGGTCATGTGCTTCTGGGTCTTGATGCCCTGGATGCGGAGCAGCTGCTCGCGCTTGGTGGCGATGTTCTTGGCCTCGCGTTCGTCGGCCATCACGTTGAACTTCTCGCCCGCGGCGGGCGCGCCGTTCAGGCCGAGCACGGACACCGGCGTCGAAGGGCCGGCCTCGGTGATCTTCTGGCCACGCTCGTTGAACATCGACTTGACGCGGCCGTAGTAGCTGCCGCACAGCACCACGTCGCCCGGACGGAGGGTTCCCTCCTGCACGAGCACGGTGGCGAGGTAGCCGCGGCCCTTGTCGAGCGAAGACTCGATCACGGCGCCCACGGCCTTCTTGTTCGGATTGGCCTTGAGCTCGAGCAGGTCGGTCTCGAGAAGCACCTTCTCCAGGAGCTTGTCGACGTTGATGCCCTGCTTGGCGGAGATCTCCTGGCACTGGTATTTGCCACCCCAGTCCTCCACGAGGATGTTCATCTCGGAGAGCTGGCGGCGGATGGTGTCGGGGTTGGCGCCCGGCTTGTCGATCTTGTTGATGGCGAACACCATCGGGACGTTGGCGGCCTGGGCGTGGTTGATGGCCTCGATGGTCTGCGGCATCACGGCGTCGTCGGCCGCCACGATGATGATCGCGAGGTCGGTGAGCTGGGCGCCGCGGGCACGCATGGCGGTGAACGCCTCGTGGCCAGGGGTATCCAGGAAGGTGATGCGCCGGCCGTCGGGCAGCTTGACGTTGTAGGCGCCGATGTGCTGCGTGATGCCGCCCGCCTCACCGGCGATGACGTTGGACTTGCGGATGTAGTCGAGCAGGGAGGTCTTGCCGTGGTCGACGTGGCCCATCACGGTGATGATCGGCGGACGCGGCTGCAGGTCCTCGGGCTTGTCGGCCTCCTCGTTGCTGCTGATCTCCTCGGAGATCTCGGCGGTGACGAACTCGACCTGGTAGCCGAACTCCTCGGCCACGAGCACGAGGGTCTCGGCGTCGAGACGCTG
This Bacteroidales bacterium WCE2004 DNA region includes the following protein-coding sequences:
- a CDS encoding bacterial translation initiation factor 2 (bIF-2), whose amino-acid sequence is MADIRISKLLRQFNIGLADLVDFLQKQGVEVEANPNAKVSDEFLPVLNKQFGKDLELKQAADKVEVKITEILEKSGHRSAREQAEEEEEPEQETIIKSNTFINAKKETPQPEETPVPQPEPQPEPAVEPEEPAAPQAPAAEPEPEVPEVEPEAPEAEPEAPAVEPEPEIAEPEPEVAPEEPVAAPEPAARPEPKAQEEAGASPALKVVGKIDLSQFDRKPKKRERISKGTQKVDVAKAGANIEKNPKKDNNRQQQNQQNQQAGKGRKRDRDRFKPQLTEAQQEELQKEIQKQVKETYAKMNEGKKNNFGAKYRKEKREAAAQRTQEEMAEAMAEQKVLKVTEFVTVNDLATLMNNTPVVKVIGACMSLGLMVSINQRLDAETLVLVAEEFGYQVEFVTAEISEEISSNEEADKPEDLQPRPPIITVMGHVDHGKTSLLDYIRKSNVIAGEAGGITQHIGAYNVKLPDGRRITFLDTPGHEAFTAMRARGAQLTDLAIIIVAADDAVMPQTIEAINHAQAANVPMVFAINKIDKPGANPDTIRRQLSEMNILVEDWGGKYQCQEISAKQGINVDKLLEKVLLETDLLELKANPNKKAVGAVIESSLDKGRGYLATVLVQEGTLRPGDVVLCGSYYGRVKSMFNERGQKITEAGPSTPVSVLGLNGAPAAGEKFNVMADEREAKNIATKREQLLRIQGIKTQKHMTLEEIGRRIAIGNFKELNIIVKGDVDGSVEALSDSLIKLSTEEVKVNVIHKAVGGISESDVLLAEASDAVIVGFQVRPTPEARKAADREGIEIRLYSVIYDCINEVKDGIEGMLEPEKKEEVIATAEVKQTFRISKVGTIAGCIMRDGKMVQKSKVRLIRDGIVIYTGELGSLQIGKDTVKEVVSGKECGMSIAGYNDIKEGDMIEGFQIVEIKRTL